In a single window of the Acetivibrio clariflavus DSM 19732 genome:
- a CDS encoding GGGtGRT protein, with the protein MIRFEGYERRINGINKCLAEYGMNSLEEARELCLSKGIDVEKIVKGVQPIAFENAVWAYTLGCAVALKKGITNAADAAEAIGIGLQAFCIPGSVADSRKVGLGHGNLGAMLLREETKCFCFLAGHESFAAAEGAIGIARTANKVRKEPLKVILNGLGKDAAYIISRINGFTYVKTEYDYYTGELKVIEEIAFSNSEKAKVKVYGADDVNEGVAIMIKESVDVSITGNSTNPTRFQHLVAGTYKKWAGENGKKYFSVASGGGTGRTLHPDNMAAGPASYGLTDSMGRMHGDAQFAGSSSVPAHVEMMGLIGMGNNPMVGATVAVAVAVEESAKA; encoded by the coding sequence GTGATTAGATTTGAAGGTTATGAAAGAAGAATAAATGGAATCAACAAATGTCTTGCCGAATATGGTATGAATAGTTTGGAAGAAGCCAGAGAATTATGCTTGTCAAAAGGTATAGATGTTGAAAAGATAGTTAAGGGTGTTCAGCCAATAGCATTTGAAAATGCTGTATGGGCATATACTTTAGGCTGCGCAGTAGCTCTTAAAAAAGGTATAACAAATGCTGCTGATGCTGCAGAAGCAATAGGAATAGGCTTACAAGCATTCTGTATTCCAGGTTCTGTTGCAGATAGCAGAAAAGTTGGATTGGGCCATGGTAACCTTGGTGCAATGCTTTTGAGAGAAGAAACAAAATGCTTCTGTTTCCTTGCAGGTCATGAGTCATTTGCAGCAGCTGAAGGTGCTATCGGTATAGCAAGAACTGCAAACAAAGTAAGAAAAGAACCGTTAAAGGTTATCTTAAACGGTCTCGGTAAAGATGCAGCTTACATAATTTCCAGAATAAACGGTTTTACATATGTTAAGACTGAGTACGATTACTATACAGGAGAATTAAAAGTTATTGAAGAAATAGCTTTCTCCAACAGTGAAAAAGCTAAAGTTAAAGTTTACGGTGCTGATGACGTAAATGAAGGTGTTGCAATAATGATTAAAGAAAGTGTTGACGTTTCCATCACAGGAAATTCAACAAACCCAACAAGATTCCAGCACCTTGTTGCAGGAACATACAAGAAATGGGCCGGAGAAAACGGTAAGAAGTATTTCTCTGTTGCATCCGGTGGTGGTACAGGTAGAACACTTCATCCTGATAACATGGCTGCAGGTCCGGCATCTTATGGTTTGACTGACTCAATGGGAAGAATGCATGGAGATGCCCAGTTCGCAGGATCATCTTCAGTTCCTGCTCACGTTGAAATGATGGGCTTGATAGGTATGGGTAACAACCCAATGGTTGGTGCAACTGTTGCTGTTGCAGTTGCAGTTGAGGAATCTGCGAAGGCTTAA
- a CDS encoding iron-sulfur cluster assembly scaffold protein has product MNYSHEVEGMICVKKGPNHGPAPIPEEGKWVKAKEITDISGLSHGIGWCAPQQGCCKLTLNVKNGIIEEALVETLGCSGMTHSAAMAAEILGGKTILEALNTDLVCDAINVAMREIFKQLVYGRTQTAFSEGGLPIGASLEDLGKGLRSQVGTMFGTKDKGVRYLEMAEGYVLNIGLDENNEVIGYKFVHLGKMMEAIRKGVDPKEAYEKNIGTYGRFSEAVKIIDPRQE; this is encoded by the coding sequence ATGAATTATTCACATGAAGTAGAAGGTATGATTTGTGTAAAAAAAGGACCAAATCATGGACCGGCCCCAATTCCTGAAGAAGGAAAATGGGTAAAAGCTAAAGAGATAACCGATATATCGGGGTTATCCCACGGTATCGGTTGGTGTGCTCCACAGCAGGGGTGCTGTAAACTTACTTTAAACGTTAAGAATGGTATAATTGAGGAAGCTCTCGTTGAAACTTTGGGATGTTCCGGAATGACACATTCTGCAGCTATGGCAGCTGAAATTCTTGGCGGTAAAACAATTCTTGAAGCATTGAATACTGACCTCGTTTGTGATGCTATCAACGTTGCAATGAGAGAAATATTCAAACAGTTGGTATACGGAAGAACTCAGACTGCATTTTCAGAAGGTGGTCTTCCAATAGGAGCAAGCCTTGAGGACCTTGGTAAAGGTTTACGCTCTCAGGTTGGAACAATGTTTGGAACTAAGGATAAAGGTGTAAGATACCTTGAAATGGCTGAAGGTTATGTTTTGAATATAGGCTTGGATGAAAACAATGAAGTTATAGGATACAAATTTGTTCATCTCGGAAAGATGATGGAAGCTATCAGAAAGGGTGTTGACCCTAAAGAGGCTTATGAGAAAAACATCGGTACATACGGAAGATTTTCCGAGGCAGTTAAAATAATTGATCCAAGACAAGAGTAA
- a CDS encoding DMT family protein: MLPIFLLLISNVFMTFAWYGHLKYKSTALPIVIVVSWLIAFVEYCFQVPANRIGSNYFTAFQLKIIQEVLSLSVFTVFSILYLKESLRWNYMISFLFIIGAVFFAFKKW, encoded by the coding sequence ATGCTGCCGATATTTTTGCTTTTAATATCTAACGTTTTTATGACCTTTGCTTGGTATGGACATTTAAAATATAAAAGTACAGCATTGCCTATAGTGATAGTTGTAAGCTGGCTCATAGCATTTGTAGAGTATTGTTTTCAAGTTCCTGCAAATAGGATTGGAAGTAACTACTTTACAGCGTTTCAACTTAAGATTATACAAGAAGTTTTATCTCTTTCTGTATTTACAGTATTTTCAATTCTTTATCTTAAGGAAAGTTTACGGTGGAATTATATGATCTCATTTCTTTTCATTATCGGAGCAGTGTTTTTCGCTTTCAAGAAGTGGTAA
- a CDS encoding carbohydrate-binding protein produces MYNSYVENGVIIAPNVVAEGEKTTVKYKGLLYNSGADEVYMRIGYGPSWEDQKDIKMTKTSNGFEAQIPITSQDKLNLAFKDSANNWDNNSGANYSFNIESK; encoded by the coding sequence ATGTATAACAGTTATGTGGAAAACGGGGTTATTATTGCGCCAAATGTAGTAGCCGAGGGAGAAAAAACCACAGTCAAATATAAAGGATTACTCTACAACTCAGGTGCTGACGAGGTATATATGCGTATAGGTTACGGTCCAAGCTGGGAAGACCAGAAAGACATCAAAATGACTAAAACTTCCAACGGCTTTGAGGCACAAATTCCAATAACTTCACAGGATAAGCTTAATTTGGCGTTTAAGGACAGTGCAAATAACTGGGATAACAACTCTGGAGCCAACTACTCTTTCAATATTGAGTCAAAATAG
- a CDS encoding aconitate hydratase: MKGTITEKILKQHLVEGNMTVGSEIAIKIDNTLTQDATGTMAYLQFEAIGIDRVKTELSVSFVDHNTLQTDFKNADDHRYLQSVAKRYGLYFSKPGNGICHQLFLERFARPGKTLIGSDSHTPTAGGIGCFAMGAGGLDVAAAMAGAPFRIKFPKVVGVKLVGKLNDWVSAKDVILEVLRRIDVKGGVGKVLEYFGPGVKTLSVPDRATITNMGTETGCTTSIFPSDEITKAFLEAQGRGEQWIELVPDNDAEYDEIMEIDLSTLEPMIALPHSPGNVKKVREVAGIKVDQISVGSCTNSSLRDLKVVANALKGRTVSENVSLTISPGSRQVVEHMVDSGEFNYLVQAGARILENACGPCIGMGSAPCSGAVSVRTFNRNFEGRSGTKDAQVYLASPEVAVAAAITGEITDPRDLGEYPKIQMPDKFFVNDNMILNPLPPEEAQKVEIIRGPNIKPLPSFDKLPDVLEGTALIKVGDNITTDHIMPAGAKILPLRSNIPEISKHVFEAVDESFAKRALESSGGFIIGGENYGQGSSREHAALAPKYLGVKAVIVKSFARIHLANLINFGIVPLTFKNPEDYDRIDLGDKIEIDIGDLKGDVKLKNITKGFEIELTHTLSELDAEILKIGGKLPWIKEHFSK, from the coding sequence ATGAAAGGAACCATTACAGAAAAAATATTGAAACAGCATTTAGTTGAAGGCAACATGACCGTTGGTAGTGAGATTGCCATCAAAATTGATAACACATTGACTCAGGATGCTACAGGTACTATGGCATATTTGCAGTTTGAAGCCATTGGAATTGATAGAGTTAAGACAGAACTCAGTGTGAGCTTTGTTGATCATAATACTTTGCAGACTGATTTTAAAAATGCCGATGACCATAGATATCTTCAATCGGTTGCAAAACGTTATGGATTATATTTTTCAAAGCCCGGAAACGGAATTTGCCACCAGTTGTTTTTAGAGCGTTTTGCACGTCCCGGGAAAACATTAATAGGTTCTGACAGCCATACTCCCACTGCCGGAGGAATAGGATGCTTTGCAATGGGAGCCGGAGGATTGGACGTTGCTGCAGCTATGGCAGGAGCGCCCTTTAGGATTAAATTCCCTAAAGTTGTTGGGGTAAAACTTGTTGGAAAGCTCAATGACTGGGTTTCAGCCAAGGATGTTATTCTTGAGGTTTTGAGAAGAATTGATGTTAAAGGCGGAGTTGGAAAGGTTTTGGAATATTTCGGCCCCGGTGTAAAAACTCTTTCAGTACCGGATCGTGCAACCATCACCAACATGGGAACTGAAACCGGTTGTACCACAAGTATTTTCCCGAGCGATGAAATAACTAAAGCTTTTCTTGAAGCTCAGGGCCGTGGAGAACAATGGATAGAGCTTGTTCCGGACAATGATGCTGAATATGATGAAATAATGGAGATTGATTTAAGTACATTAGAGCCTATGATTGCTCTTCCTCACAGTCCCGGAAACGTTAAAAAAGTAAGAGAGGTAGCCGGAATAAAAGTAGACCAGATATCTGTCGGATCTTGTACCAACTCATCTCTAAGGGATTTGAAAGTTGTTGCTAATGCATTGAAAGGCAGAACAGTATCTGAAAATGTAAGCCTGACAATCAGCCCTGGATCCCGTCAGGTTGTTGAACATATGGTGGACAGCGGTGAATTTAACTATCTTGTACAGGCAGGAGCCAGAATTTTGGAAAATGCCTGCGGTCCATGTATCGGAATGGGATCGGCGCCATGTTCGGGAGCAGTTTCAGTGCGCACTTTTAACAGAAACTTTGAAGGAAGAAGCGGTACCAAGGATGCTCAGGTATATCTGGCAAGTCCTGAAGTTGCAGTAGCTGCTGCTATTACAGGAGAAATAACCGATCCCAGAGATTTGGGAGAATATCCTAAGATACAGATGCCGGATAAATTCTTTGTTAACGACAATATGATTTTGAATCCTTTGCCGCCTGAGGAAGCTCAGAAGGTTGAGATAATAAGAGGGCCTAACATAAAACCCCTTCCTTCCTTTGACAAGTTGCCCGATGTTCTGGAAGGAACAGCATTGATTAAAGTTGGAGACAATATTACAACTGACCATATAATGCCGGCAGGTGCAAAGATACTTCCTTTGAGAAGTAACATACCCGAGATATCCAAGCATGTATTTGAGGCAGTGGATGAAAGTTTTGCAAAGAGAGCCTTGGAAAGCAGCGGAGGATTCATTATCGGAGGAGAGAACTACGGACAGGGCTCAAGCCGTGAACATGCTGCATTAGCACCAAAATATCTTGGAGTAAAAGCGGTTATTGTAAAATCTTTTGCAAGAATCCACCTTGCAAACCTTATTAACTTCGGAATTGTTCCTTTGACATTCAAGAATCCTGAGGATTATGACAGGATCGATTTGGGAGACAAGATTGAAATTGACATAGGAGATTTAAAAGGCGATGTCAAATTAAAAAATATAACCAAGGGATTTGAAATTGAATTGACCCATACTTTATCCGAACTTGATGCCGAGATACTTAAGATAGGCGGAAAACTTCCCTGGATTAAAGAACATTTCAGCAAATAA
- a CDS encoding citrate/2-methylcitrate synthase encodes MLMTCEGIYSYYSEIIKRNNHIQNEMFEKYNVKRGLRNADDTGVLVGLTEVGDVHAYIMDEGEKIPVEGKLRYRGIDIYDIVEGFISENRLGFEETCYLLLFGELPNKQQLDEFSQLLGSKRTLPDYFAEDMILKAPSKDIMNKLARAVLASYSYDENPDDTSIENTLRQCIELIARFPTMVAYGYQAKRHYHDRQSLFLHSPRPELSTAENILHLIRPDSTYTRSEVEILDLLLVLHAEHGGGNNSTFATRVVSSSGTDTYSAIAAAIGSLKGPKHGGANIKVMQMMENIKANVKNWSDEGEVSDYLVKILKKEANDGSGLIYGIGHAVYTLSDPRAVLLKRKAEELAKETGNEEEYNLFTTIERLAPEVFAKVKKSDKVVSANVDFYSGFVYKSLGIPVELYTPLFAIARIAGWSAHLLEEHINGGRIIRPAYKNVKGKIPYKPLKDR; translated from the coding sequence ATGTTAATGACATGTGAGGGAATTTACAGCTATTATTCGGAAATTATAAAAAGGAACAACCACATTCAAAATGAAATGTTCGAAAAGTACAATGTCAAACGAGGCCTTAGAAATGCCGACGATACAGGTGTTTTAGTCGGGCTCACTGAGGTTGGGGATGTCCATGCCTATATAATGGATGAAGGAGAAAAAATACCCGTAGAGGGAAAACTGAGATATAGAGGTATTGATATTTATGATATTGTAGAAGGCTTTATAAGCGAAAACCGTCTCGGTTTTGAAGAAACATGCTATCTCCTTCTTTTTGGAGAATTGCCTAATAAACAGCAATTGGATGAGTTTTCTCAGCTCCTGGGCTCAAAAAGAACATTACCGGATTATTTTGCGGAAGATATGATTTTAAAAGCGCCAAGCAAGGATATTATGAATAAACTTGCCAGAGCTGTATTAGCTTCATATTCCTATGATGAAAATCCTGATGACACAAGTATTGAAAACACTTTGAGACAGTGTATAGAACTTATTGCAAGATTTCCTACAATGGTTGCTTACGGCTATCAGGCAAAGAGGCATTACCATGACAGGCAAAGCCTTTTCTTGCACAGCCCTAGGCCGGAGCTGAGCACTGCTGAAAATATTTTACATTTGATACGTCCCGATAGTACGTACACAAGATCGGAAGTAGAAATATTAGACCTTCTTCTTGTACTTCATGCCGAGCATGGCGGAGGAAACAATTCAACTTTTGCAACCCGTGTTGTATCCTCCAGCGGCACAGATACATATTCTGCCATTGCAGCGGCTATAGGTTCGTTAAAAGGGCCAAAGCACGGCGGTGCAAATATTAAGGTAATGCAAATGATGGAAAATATTAAAGCAAACGTTAAGAATTGGTCTGATGAGGGTGAAGTGAGTGATTATCTCGTTAAAATTTTGAAAAAAGAAGCAAATGACGGTTCCGGCCTTATATATGGTATTGGCCATGCTGTCTATACACTTTCCGACCCTCGTGCTGTCTTGCTAAAAAGAAAAGCAGAGGAATTGGCTAAAGAGACTGGAAATGAAGAGGAATACAATTTGTTTACAACCATAGAAAGATTGGCACCGGAAGTGTTTGCAAAAGTTAAAAAATCCGATAAGGTAGTAAGTGCTAATGTGGATTTCTATTCCGGTTTTGTATATAAATCGTTGGGAATACCTGTCGAGCTTTATACACCGCTTTTTGCAATTGCGAGAATTGCCGGATGGAGTGCGCACCTTCTTGAGGAACACATTAATGGAGGCAGAATTATCAGGCCTGCGTATAAAAATGTAAAAGGAAAGATACCTTACAAACCTTTGAAGGACAGATAA
- a CDS encoding GntR family transcriptional regulator: MAKFKPMDDDNNSSLHGKVFSYLQNDILNGKYKAGDSLIETKLSEELGVSRTPIREAIRQLELEGLVQTIPNKGAIVTGLSAKDIQDIYTIRLAIEGIAARWAAENATEAELKDMKHFLELEEFYTEKNDVEQILKLDTKFHEAIFKASKSKPLMIMLSNFHHYIQRARINSLGMAGRAEEALAEHKAIYQAILERDVKKAEELTIQHVKKASMNYNMRGSEC, from the coding sequence ATGGCTAAATTTAAACCTATGGATGATGACAACAATTCTTCGTTGCATGGAAAGGTTTTTAGTTATTTGCAGAACGATATCCTTAACGGAAAGTACAAAGCAGGTGACAGCCTGATTGAGACAAAACTTTCAGAAGAACTTGGAGTAAGCCGTACCCCTATTCGTGAGGCTATAAGGCAACTTGAACTGGAAGGTCTTGTACAAACTATTCCCAATAAAGGTGCTATTGTCACCGGTTTGTCAGCAAAGGATATTCAAGATATTTATACTATAAGACTTGCCATTGAAGGTATTGCAGCCCGTTGGGCGGCTGAAAACGCCACAGAAGCAGAACTTAAAGATATGAAGCATTTTTTGGAATTGGAAGAGTTTTATACTGAAAAGAATGATGTGGAACAAATTTTAAAGCTGGACACAAAGTTTCATGAAGCAATATTCAAGGCCAGCAAAAGTAAACCGCTTATGATTATGCTAAGTAATTTTCATCATTATATTCAAAGAGCTCGTATAAATTCGCTGGGTATGGCCGGCAGGGCCGAAGAAGCATTGGCTGAACACAAGGCAATTTATCAGGCAATATTGGAGAGAGATGTTAAAAAAGCTGAAGAGCTAACTATACAACATGTTAAGAAAGCAAGTATGAATTATAATATGAGGGGAAGTGAATGTTAA
- a CDS encoding DUF445 domain-containing protein, producing the protein MQLIEILSGPIIGAVIGCFTNYIAVKMLFRPRNAIKLGKFTMPFTPGVIPKRKAALAKAVGKTVGNTLFGENEIKASIGSEEMKNTFVKGIMQLIGEKFTGDMTTKSLFLEFLSEETYLQKRNDLTDKLSDRIAQELLNMDIGKILTDKGTEAIKQKISNPMLSFLINEKTIKSFAAPIGERINEYVRSEGKSKIESFIAAEIAALEDKQLNSLMGNQEDLMLKIQNKLGELYIKFVNDNIEDFVKNFKISEIVEEKISNMSNESLEELTLSVMQNELNTIVYLGAVIGFIIGILNIFM; encoded by the coding sequence ATGCAATTAATAGAAATTTTATCCGGCCCTATTATCGGTGCCGTTATTGGCTGTTTCACCAATTATATAGCTGTCAAAATGCTTTTCAGGCCGAGAAATGCCATAAAGCTTGGCAAATTCACAATGCCTTTCACCCCCGGAGTTATTCCGAAAAGAAAAGCCGCCCTTGCCAAAGCAGTAGGAAAGACTGTGGGCAATACGTTGTTTGGCGAAAATGAAATAAAGGCCTCCATTGGCTCTGAAGAAATGAAAAATACTTTTGTAAAGGGAATAATGCAGCTTATTGGCGAGAAATTTACAGGCGATATGACAACCAAGTCTTTGTTCCTGGAATTCCTTAGTGAAGAAACTTATCTGCAAAAAAGAAATGATCTGACTGATAAGCTTTCAGACAGAATTGCACAGGAACTACTTAACATGGATATCGGCAAAATATTAACCGATAAGGGTACGGAAGCTATAAAGCAAAAAATAAGCAATCCCATGCTTTCATTCTTAATTAATGAAAAAACCATAAAATCCTTTGCCGCGCCAATTGGAGAGCGAATAAACGAGTATGTCAGGAGCGAGGGAAAAAGTAAAATCGAAAGTTTCATTGCCGCAGAAATAGCAGCACTTGAGGATAAACAACTCAATAGTTTGATGGGCAATCAAGAGGATTTAATGTTAAAGATACAAAATAAACTTGGTGAACTATATATCAAGTTTGTCAACGACAATATCGAAGACTTTGTGAAAAATTTTAAAATTAGTGAAATAGTTGAAGAAAAAATCTCAAATATGAGCAATGAATCCCTCGAAGAGTTAACCCTCTCGGTAATGCAAAACGAATTAAATACTATTGTATACCTCGGAGCTGTAATTGGATTCATTATAGGTATTTTAAATATTTTTATGTAA